The Microcoleus sp. AS-A8 genome contains a region encoding:
- a CDS encoding SDR family oxidoreductase: MQLKPINQQVVAVVGASSGIGRETALQFAKRGAKVVVSGRSESKLASLVDEIRSFGGEVTPIVIDDVAVFEQVKAIADRTVEVYGRLDTWVHVPATAVFATFDNKTPQEFQRVVDVTLMGQVYGAMAALPHLKREGRGALIHLSSMEGVRSLPYQSAYSAAKHGIEGFVEAMRLELQHEKIPISVTSIKPAVIDTPFWDNARTKLGVKPSGIPPYYSPSLVADAILYTAEHPTRDFFVGDAARLLDFLQRLSPELVDSLLLLVGFPLQHSNVPKSEDAPNNLYEPVPEHHTIEGSLSDVLEIPSISDWLDKNPALKWGALTGVAALAFLATQAFNNEG; the protein is encoded by the coding sequence ATGCAACTGAAACCAATCAATCAGCAGGTCGTTGCCGTCGTTGGAGCCTCCAGCGGCATTGGGCGCGAGACAGCTCTCCAATTCGCAAAACGAGGGGCAAAGGTGGTTGTCTCTGGTCGCAGTGAGTCAAAGTTAGCCTCGTTGGTGGATGAGATTCGTAGCTTTGGCGGTGAGGTAACGCCTATAGTCATCGATGATGTAGCGGTATTCGAGCAAGTCAAAGCGATCGCAGACCGTACCGTAGAAGTGTATGGACGACTCGATACCTGGGTGCATGTTCCTGCTACCGCCGTCTTTGCCACGTTCGATAATAAAACACCCCAAGAGTTTCAGCGCGTCGTTGATGTCACCTTGATGGGGCAGGTATACGGTGCGATGGCAGCGCTACCCCATCTCAAGCGTGAGGGACGGGGGGCACTGATTCACCTTTCTTCAATGGAGGGTGTGCGAAGTCTCCCCTACCAGAGCGCATACTCCGCAGCCAAGCACGGGATAGAGGGCTTTGTCGAAGCGATGCGCCTCGAACTGCAACATGAGAAAATCCCCATCAGCGTGACGAGTATCAAGCCAGCCGTGATCGACACACCCTTTTGGGACAATGCTCGCACGAAGTTAGGCGTGAAGCCGTCAGGAATACCTCCCTATTACTCACCTAGCTTGGTAGCTGACGCAATTCTCTATACTGCCGAACACCCAACTCGTGACTTCTTCGTTGGGGATGCCGCTAGGCTGCTAGATTTCCTTCAGCGGCTTTCGCCCGAACTGGTAGATTCCTTGCTGTTGCTCGTCGGCTTCCCGTTACAGCACAGCAATGTGCCGAAGTCTGAAGATGCGCCAAATAATCTTTACGAGCCGGTCCCGGAACACCACACAATTGAGGGAAGCCTTAGCGATGTGCTAGAGATACCGAGCATTAGCGACTGGCTGGATAAGAATCCGGCGCTCAAGTGGGGTGCGCTCACGGGTGTGGCAGCCTTAGCCTTCCTGGCAACTCAAGCCTTCAACAACGAGGGATGA
- a CDS encoding helix-turn-helix domain-containing protein: MLGVRRAGVTEAADTLQQAGLIRYTRGKVTILNREELEAALCECYEIINGDYVRLLNTEHS, translated from the coding sequence ATGCTGGGTGTACGACGTGCGGGTGTCACGGAGGCGGCTGACACACTTCAACAGGCAGGACTGATTCGCTACACCCGTGGCAAAGTTACCATTCTGAATCGGGAAGAATTGGAAGCCGCCTTGTGTGAGTGTTATGAAATCATCAACGGCGACTACGTTAGGTTGCTAAACACTGAACACAGTTGA
- a CDS encoding Crp/Fnr family transcriptional regulator, with protein sequence MSEASLQAVNRLLAALPDAEYQRLVPHLERVPLPLKQVLHKRGESIEYLYFPHRAIVSLISTPEERSKVEVGLVGNEGIVGIPAALGDNIATTTAIVQIPDSGMRMEASLLKTEFQQGGVLQSLLLRYTQALYALASQNAACNRLHHLDERLVRWLLLIFDRVGSNELPLTHEFISEMLGVRRAGVTEAANRLQQAGLIRCTRGKITILNRQKLEVASCSCYGIIKGEYARLLDTDNG encoded by the coding sequence ATGTCCGAAGCCTCCCTCCAGGCAGTCAATCGACTGCTAGCCGCTCTGCCAGATGCAGAGTACCAGCGTCTTGTTCCCCATCTAGAGCGCGTCCCGCTCCCTCTCAAGCAAGTCCTTCACAAGAGGGGTGAATCAATCGAATATCTGTATTTCCCCCATCGCGCAATAGTTTCTTTGATTTCCACTCCGGAAGAACGCTCGAAGGTCGAAGTCGGCTTAGTGGGTAATGAGGGGATAGTGGGTATTCCCGCCGCTTTGGGAGACAACATCGCGACCACAACTGCGATAGTGCAGATACCAGACTCTGGCATGAGGATGGAGGCAAGCTTGCTTAAAACCGAGTTTCAGCAGGGTGGTGTACTGCAAAGTCTGCTGCTGCGGTACACGCAAGCGCTGTACGCTCTAGCCTCACAAAACGCGGCTTGCAACCGCCTCCATCACCTCGACGAGAGACTCGTTCGTTGGCTACTGCTCATCTTTGACCGTGTAGGGTCAAACGAGTTGCCCCTGACTCATGAATTTATCTCCGAGATGCTGGGTGTACGACGTGCGGGTGTCACGGAGGCGGCTAACCGCCTTCAACAGGCAGGACTGATTCGCTGCACCCGTGGCAAAATTACCATCCTGAATCGACAGAAATTAGAAGTCGCTTCCTGTTCGTGTTATGGAATCATCAAAGGCGAGTACGCTAGGTTGCTAGACACTGACAACGGTTGA
- a CDS encoding MFS transporter translates to MNPLSIGLLNGAGVVEDFQQTEKDLLLKVKQEDKALSGTVLPAKPPLKISKREIRTSLKALTTEGAFATVFCSIIGGALLSNFLLDLGASAVEIGMLASIPQLTNLLQPLGAYLGDRIQSRNWYSILIFGTSRLLWLLIVPGIWLVSTSRIQPHQLVLLTLFIIWVTNILEALGRASFFSWMAVLVPSRLRGRYFGFRNSVVNLTNLIGVPLLGLAVSKWPGGSLSGFGAVLVLGIVLGIISLGFHFLMKDFNPTLVHAADSDTDPGTSVGTVFSFLKDANFLRFLLYSGLWSFAVNISAPFFNLYLLGDLNLDVSVVTIYGSLGAGANLLMLMFWGRLADRIGNRPLMITVGILVGLTPLLWLETGTAPIFLWVWFPLLHIVGGATWAAIDLCSGNLMMAVTPLRNQSIYFAIAAAVPGITGAIGITVGGYVATVTNFGGLPTVFALSAVLRLFALLPLVFVHEQRSVALGQLMRVLFPTFRRQAVTLQAPATSLKLLIETENSCPLVSLSGQSSDGELTIRSS, encoded by the coding sequence ATGAATCCCCTATCCATAGGATTACTAAACGGGGCAGGAGTAGTTGAAGATTTTCAACAAACCGAGAAAGATTTACTACTAAAAGTCAAACAAGAGGATAAGGCATTATCCGGGACGGTACTTCCTGCAAAACCGCCTCTCAAAATTTCCAAGCGAGAAATTCGGACAAGCCTCAAGGCATTAACGACCGAAGGTGCCTTCGCTACGGTCTTTTGCAGTATCATTGGCGGTGCCTTGCTCAGTAATTTCTTGCTGGATCTCGGTGCCAGTGCAGTGGAAATTGGCATGTTGGCGTCTATTCCCCAGCTGACAAATCTGCTGCAACCACTGGGAGCCTATCTGGGAGACCGCATCCAGAGCCGCAATTGGTATTCCATATTGATTTTCGGCACGTCGCGGCTGCTATGGTTGCTGATTGTGCCAGGGATTTGGTTGGTCAGCACGTCTCGTATCCAGCCGCACCAGCTGGTGCTGTTGACACTCTTCATTATCTGGGTGACTAATATCCTGGAAGCCTTGGGTCGTGCTTCCTTTTTCAGCTGGATGGCTGTGTTAGTACCCTCCCGATTGCGGGGGCGCTATTTTGGCTTTCGCAATAGTGTGGTGAACTTGACAAATCTCATCGGTGTGCCGCTGCTGGGTCTAGCGGTATCGAAGTGGCCTGGTGGCTCGCTCTCTGGCTTCGGTGCGGTGTTAGTTCTGGGAATTGTGCTGGGGATAATCAGTCTGGGCTTTCACTTCTTGATGAAAGATTTCAACCCAACGCTAGTACACGCCGCCGATTCGGATACAGACCCAGGGACATCCGTGGGGACAGTGTTTAGCTTCCTCAAGGATGCCAATTTTTTGAGGTTTCTGCTTTACTCAGGCTTGTGGAGCTTTGCAGTTAACATCAGCGCTCCCTTCTTTAACCTTTATTTGCTGGGTGACCTGAACTTAGATGTGAGCGTGGTCACGATCTATGGCAGCTTAGGAGCGGGTGCTAACTTGCTGATGCTGATGTTCTGGGGCAGACTGGCTGACCGGATTGGCAATCGCCCACTGATGATAACTGTGGGCATCTTGGTAGGGTTGACGCCTCTACTTTGGTTAGAAACTGGAACCGCTCCCATTTTCCTTTGGGTGTGGTTCCCCTTGTTGCATATCGTGGGCGGTGCGACTTGGGCAGCGATAGACCTGTGCAGTGGCAATCTGATGATGGCAGTGACACCGCTACGCAATCAGTCGATTTATTTTGCGATCGCGGCGGCAGTTCCTGGTATCACTGGCGCAATCGGAATCACCGTGGGTGGCTATGTTGCGACGGTGACTAATTTTGGTGGCTTGCCCACAGTGTTTGCTCTCTCAGCCGTCCTGCGGCTGTTTGCCCTGCTGCCCTTAGTTTTTGTGCACGAGCAGCGCTCTGTGGCTCTGGGTCAGCTCATGCGAGTCCTGTTCCCAACATTCAGGCGGCAAGCCGTAACCCTTCAAGCACCAGCCACTAGTTTGAAACTATTAATAGAAACTGAGAATAGCTGTCCACTTGTAAGCTTATCAGGTCAGTCTTCGGATGGGGAATTAACAATTCGTAGTTCGTAG
- a CDS encoding P-loop NTPase fold protein translates to MAQTKNDSKVESENFNELSTDTALIEPKQDRLGYAPFAQHLAESICKMNFPEGFVIAVYGASGSGKSTLLNFLRYYLKQKPENEQPIIVSFNPWLFSGDEDITKRFVNQLQSSLSQLKFVPRGFRARVANFVKAATEIPLPYAQAGKAVVRLFDDQQKETSTLKEELEDTLENHSTRIVVTIDDIDRLPAEDIRALFHLITAIPNFTNVVYFLALDKEIVVKNLADAQGIPGETYLDQIVQASFEVPLPDKSSLRRLLFEKLSAVLADTPKPLFDQSHWGNVYFQGLDHFITNPRDIVRLANILTVTYPAVKGEVNPVDFIAIESLRVFRPMVYDLIRKNQKFFAGPAKAKGFLFPTVDELKAFHNSWISQLQNEDKEPIKRLLLRLFPKLEAVYHDTYCDEKNESRWRKHLRVCSLDIFPNYFRLTLTEDEFSDTEAKALLALTNDAKAFGENLIELANQKRKDGTTQARVSLERLEDYTEQEIPGNNIPSIVQGLFDVGDHLLRPEDEPQGMFDFSNDIRIGRIISQLLRRLDEQARFEMLKEAMSNGNALSIIVREVVTLGQEQGKYEADESIPEEEWLIGEQHLKKLEEVALKRLRDAAQQNSLLQVPKLPEKLYYWQSWAGEEEVKQWVEKIIENDEGLVNLLEKFLQKDISEYGSDEIEKTGYRLDPKWLAPYLEPSSIADRISRLDETSELTEDRKAAIAQFIQEYEIQQQEQDPD, encoded by the coding sequence ATGGCTCAAACAAAGAACGATTCAAAGGTCGAATCTGAGAATTTTAATGAGCTATCGACAGACACAGCCTTAATCGAGCCGAAACAAGACCGATTGGGATATGCACCCTTCGCCCAACACCTTGCAGAGAGTATTTGCAAAATGAACTTTCCTGAAGGGTTCGTTATTGCCGTTTACGGTGCTTCGGGTTCCGGTAAATCGACACTGTTGAACTTCTTAAGGTACTATCTCAAGCAAAAGCCAGAGAACGAGCAACCCATTATCGTCTCTTTTAATCCCTGGTTATTTTCTGGAGACGAAGACATTACGAAGCGCTTCGTTAACCAATTACAAAGCAGTTTGAGCCAATTGAAATTTGTGCCCAGAGGCTTCAGAGCTAGGGTCGCCAATTTTGTTAAAGCGGCTACGGAAATTCCTCTTCCTTACGCTCAAGCGGGTAAGGCAGTTGTAAGATTATTTGACGATCAACAAAAGGAGACTTCCACCTTAAAAGAAGAACTCGAAGATACGCTGGAAAATCACTCCACGCGAATCGTGGTAACGATTGACGATATTGACCGACTCCCTGCTGAGGATATCAGGGCATTGTTTCACCTGATCACAGCAATTCCAAATTTTACTAACGTCGTCTATTTTCTGGCTTTAGATAAGGAAATTGTCGTCAAAAATCTGGCAGATGCCCAAGGTATACCCGGAGAAACCTACCTCGATCAGATTGTTCAGGCTTCTTTTGAGGTACCTCTTCCCGATAAATCTTCATTGCGTAGGCTGCTTTTTGAAAAACTCAGTGCCGTACTTGCTGACACCCCGAAGCCGCTGTTCGATCAAAGCCACTGGGGTAACGTTTACTTTCAAGGGCTAGACCATTTTATTACCAACCCCCGCGACATTGTTCGCCTGGCCAACATCTTAACCGTCACCTACCCTGCCGTGAAAGGGGAAGTGAATCCAGTGGATTTTATTGCTATTGAGTCACTGCGAGTTTTTCGCCCAATGGTATATGATCTAATCCGCAAAAATCAAAAGTTTTTTGCCGGCCCGGCGAAGGCGAAAGGGTTTCTATTTCCTACAGTGGACGAACTCAAAGCTTTTCACAATTCGTGGATTTCTCAGCTACAAAATGAGGATAAAGAACCGATAAAGCGTCTACTATTACGCCTCTTTCCTAAGTTAGAAGCCGTTTATCACGATACTTACTGCGATGAAAAAAACGAGTCAAGATGGCGCAAGCACCTGCGTGTTTGTAGCTTAGATATATTTCCCAACTATTTTCGTCTGACGTTAACAGAAGATGAATTCTCTGATACTGAGGCGAAAGCTCTCCTTGCTTTGACAAACGATGCAAAGGCATTTGGGGAAAATCTTATAGAACTTGCCAATCAAAAACGCAAAGATGGCACGACCCAAGCTCGGGTATCTCTTGAACGGCTTGAGGATTATACTGAACAAGAGATTCCTGGGAATAATATTCCCTCAATTGTGCAAGGCTTGTTTGATGTGGGCGATCATCTTTTGCGTCCCGAAGATGAACCGCAGGGAATGTTTGATTTTAGTAATGACATTAGAATTGGGCGCATCATCTCACAGCTATTGCGTAGGCTGGACGAACAAGCACGGTTTGAAATGTTGAAAGAGGCGATGTCAAACGGTAACGCCTTATCGATAATTGTTCGCGAAGTAGTAACCTTGGGTCAGGAACAAGGTAAGTATGAAGCCGATGAATCTATCCCAGAAGAGGAATGGCTAATCGGTGAACAACACCTTAAAAAACTTGAAGAAGTCGCGTTGAAGCGGCTACGAGATGCTGCACAGCAAAACTCTCTACTGCAAGTTCCAAAGTTACCTGAAAAATTATACTATTGGCAAAGTTGGGCAGGAGAAGAGGAAGTCAAGCAATGGGTTGAGAAGATTATTGAAAACGACGAGGGGTTAGTTAATTTATTGGAGAAGTTCCTGCAAAAAGATATTAGCGAGTATGGGTCGGATGAGATTGAAAAAACAGGCTACAGGCTTGACCCTAAGTGGCTCGCACCCTACCTCGAACCCTCCTCGATCGCTGACCGAATTAGCCGCCTCGATGAAACGAGTGAGTTAACAGAAGATCGCAAAGCTGCGATCGCGCAATTTATCCAAGAATATGAAATACAGCAGCAGGAACAAGACCCGGATTAG